In Chiroxiphia lanceolata isolate bChiLan1 chromosome 2, bChiLan1.pri, whole genome shotgun sequence, a single genomic region encodes these proteins:
- the LOC116782520 gene encoding olfactory receptor 10AC1-like, which produces MPCEGCMERDNMSTGATVEFLLLGFSELLCLRVLLFLFLLIVHLVTLAGNMMVFMAVVTEPSRPPMLFFLCQLSAIELCYTLVIVPKALLSLIVVDGSTISFVGCAAQMHLFVTLGGAECFLLVAMSYDRYVAICQPLHYMAVMSEGFCLRLAVVCCLGAFAVALGLTVAVFRLPFCQSRHINHFFCDVPAVLHLACTQSYTPELPLLAACVLLLLLPFLLILASYICIAVALLHVTSSVGKGKAFSTCVSHLAITLLHYGSATFIYIRPKSSYSPARDKVVSLVYTNITPLLYPLIYSVRNKEIRGILRKMLRRKKIAQLNCDIIRVEMCVCDKF; this is translated from the coding sequence ATGCCATGTGAAGGCTGCATGGAGAGGGACAATATGAGCACTGGTGCAACCGTGGAGTTCCTCCTGCTCGGcttctctgagctgctctgtctgcgggtcctcctcttcctttttcttctcattgtTCATTTGGTCACATTGGCAGGGAATATGATGGTCTTCATGGCAGTCGTTACGGAGCCTTCACGTCCTCccatgcttttcttcctctgccagctctctgcCATCGAGCTCTGCTATACCCTAGTCATTGTCCCTAAGGCACTCCTGAGCCTGATAGTGGTGGATGGCAGCACCATTTCTTTCGTAGGCTGTGCTGCACAGATGCACCTTTTTGTCACACTCGGTGGGGCTGAATGCTTCCTCCTGGTAGCCATGTCCTACGACCGCTACGTTGCCATCTGTCAGCCCCTTCACTACATGGCTGTGATGAGTGAAGGGTTCTGCCTCAGGCTGGCTGTGGTGTGCTGCCTGGGAGCCTTTGCTGTTGCCCTGGGGTTGACAGTGGCTGTTTTCCGCTTACCTTTCTGTCAGTCTCGTCACATCAACCACTTTTTCTGTgatgtccctgctgtgctgcacctGGCCTGTACACAGAGCTACACTCCTGAGCTGCCCTTGCTGGCTGCCTGCgtgctcctcctgctgctccccttcctcctAATCCTGGCCTCGTATATCTGCATTGCTGTGGCTTTGTTACATGTCACCTCCTCTGTGGGAAAGGGCAAGGCCTTTTCCACCTGTGTTTCACACTTGGCCATCACGTTATTACACTATGGATCTGCCACTTTCATTTACATTCGTCCTAAGTCCAGCTACTCACCAGCTCGAGACAAGGTGGTGTCTCTGGTCTACACCAACATCACTCCACTACTGTATCCCCTCATTTATAGTGTGAGGAACAAGGAAATCAGAGGGATCCTCAGGAAAATgttgagaaggaagaaaatagctCAGCTGAACTGTGATATAATCAGAGttgagatgtgtgtgtgtgataaATTTTAG